A window of the Brassica napus cultivar Da-Ae chromosome A2, Da-Ae, whole genome shotgun sequence genome harbors these coding sequences:
- the LOC106415162 gene encoding uncharacterized protein LOC106415162, translated as MATVEAILNLLFHSSTKVTTEPYLHHLFLDLPPSTIYTDVLRSFTTKLDTHEPPPHESSNNKEMRTAFSLPAGRTAKSYIASGAGLGRGLGTAGYGGLTRKDPPEIETAAGRATAGRVVPIAIPRGRVREKTKRDSLLCKGLFFFL; from the exons ATGGCGACTGTGGAGGCAATTCTGAACCTTCTCTTCCACTCGTCGACTAAGGTCACCACTGAGCCTTATCTTCATCACCTCTTCCTCGATCTACCACCATCTACCATCTATACAG ATGTGCTGAGAAGCTTTACTACAAAATTAGACACACATGAACCACCACCACACGAGTCAAGCAACAACAAAGAAATGAGGACAGCATTTTCACTACCCGCGGGCCGGACCGCAAAGTCCTATATAGCAAGCGGGGCGGGTTTGGGTAGAGGTTTGGGAACCGCGGGTTACGGCGGGCTGACCCGCAAAGATCCGCCAGAGATAGAGACCGCAGCGGGGCGGGCCACGGCGGGGCGGGTTGTCCCAATTGCCATTCCTAGAGGGAGAGTAAGAGAAAAGACCAAAAGAGACAGTCTTTTGTGTAAGggactttttttctttctctaa
- the LOC106425600 gene encoding uncharacterized protein LOC106425600 produces MKREYLDYILVPLGMGLMIFYHLWLLHRIIHRPSSTVVGLNAFNRRLWVQAMMEDASKNGVLAVQTLRNNIMASTLLASTAIMLCSLIAVLMTSGTGERSVWFVFGDKSDQAFSIKFFAILVCFLVAFLLNVQSIRYYSHASILINVPFKQLMAVSSGGHSLMINQDYVAATVNRGSYFWSLGLRAFYFSSPLFLWIFGPIPMFITCCVLVSLLYFLDLTFDSMACSVEVADVEETEIRSLAENA; encoded by the exons ATGAAGCGTGAGTATTTGGATTACATATTGGTACCATTAGGGATGGGTTTGATGATATTCTATCATCTGTGGCTTCTCCACCGTATCATTCATCGCCCATCTTCTACTGTCGTTGGCCTCAACGCCTTCAATCGCCGCCTCTGGGTCCAAGCCATGATGGAG GACGCATCTAAAAATGGTGTTCTAGCGGTTCAAACGCTAAGGAACAACATAATGGCGTCAACACTATTGGCATCAACCGCAATAATGCTGTGTTCACTAATCGCGGTACTAATGACTAGCGGTACAGGGGAACGATCGGTATGGTTTGTGTTTGGAGACAAAAGCGACCAAGCTTTCTCCATCAAGTTTTTCGCAATCCTTGTTTGCTTCTTAGTCGCGTTTCTTCTAAACGTCCAATCAATCCGTTATTACAGCCATGCAAGCATCCTCATCAATGTCCCTTTTAAACAGCTCATGGCTGTTTCTTCTGGTGGTCATAGTCTTATGATAAACCAAGACTATGTGGCTGCAACAGTTAACCGTGGGAGCTACTTCTGGTCGTTAGGACTAAGAGCGTTCTACTTCTCATCGCCTTTGTTCCTATGGATCTTTGGTCCCATCCCGATGTTCATTACTTGTTGCGTTCTTGTTTCGTTGTTGTACTTTCTTGATTTAACATTTGACTCAATGGCTTGTAGCGTTGAGGTTGCAGATGTGGAGGAGACTGAGATTAGAAGCTTAGCTGAAAATGCGTAG
- the LOC106404269 gene encoding uncharacterized protein LOC106404269, whose protein sequence is MEVLGKSPMVSSANVIYLSAILGRDCDASHKCDWKCENENVFGNMYRCKLTGLTHVCDNNCNQRILYDNHTSLCRASGRVFPLSPAEEQAVRGVRRKFDNSESLPPTEGCSFKRRRRDVTQFKASPFERSFTAVSPICSPAGDGMDLS, encoded by the coding sequence ATGGAGGTACTTGGAAAATCCCCCATGGTTAGCTCCGCCAATGTTATTTACTTATCCGCGATCCTAGGCCGAGACTGCGACGCGTCTCACAAATGCGACTGGAAATGCGAGAACGAAAACGTTTTCGGGAACATGTACCGCTGCAAACTAACTGGACTCACCCACGTCTGCGACAACAACTGTAACCAGAGGATCCTCTACGATAACCACACCTCCCTGTGCAGGGCGAGCGGGCGGGTTTTCCCTCTCTCGCCTGCTGAGGAGCAGGCGGTGAGAGGTGTTAGGAGGAAGTTTGACAACAGTGAGAGTCTTCCTCCTACTGAGGGATGTTCTTTTAAGCGTCGTCGTCGCGATGTGACTCAGTTCAAAGCTTCTCCTTTCGAGAGGTCTTTCACTGCTGTGAGTCCTATCTGCAGCCCTGCTGGTGACGGGATGGACTTGAGTTAG